A region of the Callithrix jacchus isolate 240 chromosome 10, calJac240_pri, whole genome shotgun sequence genome:
ATAATTTCGTGTCCTATATGATGTCTCTTTAAACAAATGAGTCTCCAAAGAGAAGAAATTTCCCTAGTGGCTTTCCTTAAGCTAAATCCAACTAAAATCATATTTCAGATAAATTTCCTGGGTTAATAAACTGGAACAAACTTAGTGGGCAACTTTTCATGTGACAATCACAGACAACCACCATCTGGAGTCCACAGGGAGATCCCCTCTCTGTTATGTAGTTTCATATTAGGAGTCCTTGTTTTTATGGATACTGCATTTGTAATGTAATATTACAttcctatttatatttataatttaaggtCCCATGAAGTGTGTGGCTTGGCTTAATTATCATTCATTCGAGTGCATTTGCTTGCTGCCTTTGCCATGAGCAAGCACATTATTTCCGAATACATCCAAACTAAGTAGTCATGGTACTTTCAGCTTCTATCATTCAGATTATGAGTATGTTTCTATTACCTGTGGGGAACCTAGTTCCTGTCTCCTGTCACTATTGGGGAATTTAATTCCTCATTCTCCACTGGGATTGAAATCCTTATCCTCattgacaattttttttgagatagagtctcaccctgtcacccaggctggagtgcaagcaatcttggtgctatctcagctcactgcaacctctgcctcctgggttcaagcaattctcctgcctcaacctcccaagtagctgggattacaggcacacaccaccatggctggctaattttttgtatctttagtagagacgggggtttcactatgttggccaggctggtctcaaactcctgacctcatgatccaccagcctcggcttcccaaagtgctgggtgggattacaggcatgagccaccgcacccagccttgacTACTTCTGTTTTTCAATATTTCATAGTCTTCTGATTTTAGTCATCACTAATCACTGTGGCTTTAATTCTATTTCTGGTATTcagaaatgttaatattatttttgactcTGGTGGTTatgtaaagtttaatttttttccattattgaAATGTATTTAGAGTAGAATTAGAAGTTTTCAtgtacattcattttattttctgtataaaagAAACTGACGCTAGAATTTGTCCTAATAAAAATACCACAAAATTAAGCATTTTCCCCCAAACACTGAGAAATCTACCATATGCTAAAGCCTCCTCTTttctaagaatatattttctccatttacttTCCAATGAGGATCTCAACTCAAACTCTGTTACTTAAAAGGTAGCATAAGGATCAGTGTAATCCGGGAAATGTTTGTTGCTCGTCTGATAAAAGATATGCATAGAAATTGAGAATAAGTTTCAAAACTTTTAGAGCCATTTGACATTGCCACACCACTGACCCAGCAATCTTCCCTCTCATGTTGTTAAATATAGACCGGTTCTGGTGTGGCCACAATTCTGTGTGATGAATCTCATTTAGCATAAATGGGTTGGAGGTTCAATATTGTAAACATGTTCAATATTTCAAACATTGTAAAATTTGAGCTAGATTATAAACTAGATTTGAAAGCCAAAATTCAAACTTtccagaataaaatataaatttatcatttattttaaagtctaaTTTGGATGTGACAAGAATAAATCATTGGATATTTTTGTCAAAAAtagttatatattttctgaactcTGTAGTAGTAAACAAATGgtcatatggtttggctatgtgttcccacccaaaactcatcttgtagctcccataatttctatgtgttgtgggagggacccggtgggagaggattgaatcatgggagtggtatttcctgtgctgttcttgtaataTTGAATgggtcttacaagatctgatggttttaaaagtgggaGTTTCCCTGAAGAAGTAGAGAACTCTCTTTGCTTGCTGGCATTCACATACAATGTTACTTactctttgctttctgccatgattgtgaggcctccacaacCATATAGAACTGAAgttaaataaacctctttccttcataaattgaccagtctcaggtatgtctttatcagcagcatgaaaacggacgaatacagtaaattggtaccagtagagtggggcattgctgaaaggatatctgaaaatgtggaattaactttggaactgggtaacaagcagaggtgggaatagtttggagggctcagaagaagacaggaaaatgtggaacagTTTGGAattccctagagacttgttgaatggcttttaccaaaatgctgataatgctATGGAcagtgaaatccaggctgaggtggtctcagatgtaGATGAAGAAcatcttgggaactggagcaaaggtgactcttgctttgttttagcaaagagactgccTTAgtgatttgtggaactttgaacttgagagagatgatttagggtatctggtggaagaaatttttaagcagtgAAGCTTTCACGATGTGATTTGGGTATTGTTAAGGGAATAcaattttataagggaagcagagcataaaagttaagaaaatttgtagcctgacaatgcaatagaaaagaaaatcccattttctaaggagaaattaaAGCCAGCTGCAGATATTTGCATAAGAAAGGAGAAGCccaatgttaatccccaagacaagggggaaaatatctccaggaaaTGTCAGagttcttcacagcagccccttccattacaggcccagaggcctaggaggaaaaagtggtttcttcAGCTGGACCCAAGGTCCtgatgctgtgtgcagcctagagaCCTGGTGCCCTGCATCCAGCCACTCCTACTTGGCACTAAAAAGTGCCACGGTAGAGCTTGGACTGTAGCTTCAGAGtccaagcctcaagccttggcagcttccatgtggtgttgagcctgcccGTGCACAGAGGTCAAGAATTTGGGAACctccgcctagatttcagaggatgtatgaaaatgcctggatgtccaggtaaAAGTTTTCTGCAGGGGCAGGGTTCTTGTAGAGAAACTCTGCAAGGGTAGTggggaaaggaaatgtggggtcagacaCCCCACAGAGAGTCTCtactggggcattgcctagtggagttgtgagaagagggccactcttctccagacctcagaatggtagatctactgacagcttgcactgtgtgcctggaaaagctgcagacacccAAAGGCAGACAGTgaaggcagctgggagggaggacaTACCCCACAAAGCCCCAGAGGCAGAGCTCCaggaccatgggaacccacctcttgcatcagtgtgacttggatgtgagacatggagtcaaaggagaccaTTCTGGAGCtataagatttgactgccctgctggattttgggcTTGCACGGGGCCTatagcctctttgttttggccaatttccccCGTTTGAAATGGCTGTATTTAATGACTgcctatacccccattgtatctaggaagtaactaacttgcttttgattttacaggctcataggcagaagggacttgccttgtctcggatgagactttggactgtggactttctagttaatgctgaaatgagttgagatTTTGGAGAACTGTTGGAAAATCTGACAGAGCAGATGTTCAACATTTTACTTATGAATATTAATCTTTATGGGATTTTCATAGAGGACTAATATTTGCTAAGACTTAAAACAATATATACAGTTGTTGATATATTAGGTAATGACTATATTAGAGATATTTGTttggaaatggatgaatctgtgACTCAAGTATTACTTTTCAGTGAGATCAGATCTTTACGTATTCAGGAATTGTCTAATAATATAGAAGACCaacttataaaacaaataatgtcAATAAGTTATTTTGCATTGCATGCCCAGATGTTGCTAACAGATACTATTTTAGTATATATGCAATTTGACCATAATGGTGTCCtgaagaaaatacttttctttcatcTCCATTGCTGATAACATGACTAGTAGAAAATTGTATGAAAATGTGAAGAATTACATTATCAACTAAATTGTGAAGGTGTATATTTTGAAAGAGCAGGTGCAAAAACAGGAAACTGTTTTGGAGTAGTTACCTAAggtattttgtattattatgtAAATGAATGTACTACTTCAATCTTCAAGGAAAGGTCAGCTGAACTAAACAGTATGCTTAATAACATAGTAAAAGTTGAAAACCCGGTAAAGGATTGAGATTATTCTCTTTATTATGCAATAACATGGAAACGAATCACAAACAACCATTATTGGATGCTGAATTGCTCTGGTTATTGAAGGAAAAATTCTACAGAGAATGTTTGAAATACAGAACACAACTTTCGTGTTTTTGTGACAGAAAATAACAGTTTCATTCTGACTTTCTGAAGATATGAATTAGACAGCCATATCTAacatttttgcacctatgttagTACTTCCATGTaaagaataaatgcaaaatattttttaaagattaggtAAGATGGAAGGGTGAAAACAAAAGCTAAAAGCTTAAAAGAAAAGAGTTCTAGCTAATTATATGGTATATAATTTCTGTGTGTTTAGAGTAGCAGTGGAAGATGTTTTCccttactttcttttcatttgcttaatgGGTCACTTGATGAAATTTAATTTGGCCTTTATagaaaatattgatatattacaCAGCAGATTACCTTTATTGGGTTTCAAATGTTCTAACTTTCCATCAATAAAGTTTAACCCAATCAATAAGTTCAGGAATGTTTGCTTTTATAATGATGCTGACACATAACACTCATGATTGAATTTGAAATGAGAATAAACTTTATTTGATGGAGTCATCAACAACTTTATGGAAATGGattttgtattataaaaagaacaaaatcctcTCTTGATATAACATTATGATATTCTCCTATACCTACGTATACTCAATATCTTTGCTATACTGTGCTTCCTCTGCTTTTACCCTTTACTCATGTAATGAATAACACTGTCTTGAGAAAGCCactaataaaatgtacatatgttaGTAAATCTGACTCCTGGAACATTAGGAAGGACCAAAGAGGTAAAGAGGCTATATGGTGTGTGCATGCGTTTGGAGACAGATGTCCCAAGAATATAATGAATCTCATTATTTGATATTGTTTAAATTGTCATTAGCATTTTAGTGCTGCTGGTGAGAAGGGCATGAAAGTCTTCCATATTTAACACATTTCCTTGACAACTCAGAGAAGAATGAAAGGAATCTGCAGCTGAGGTCACAATGTTAAACGTTGCTTTACTGATCAGATTAAACAAATCCAGACAGAGGAATCTGTCCTTATTGTGGTTTATCTGTAAGGTCCTTGGCTCCAGGAAAATGTCTCTAGGTGGAGGTTGAATATTAGCACAGGTTAAGAACcccaaaaaatagagaaaaaagtgaggCAGTTCTGGAATGGGAGAGGAACAAAGAGACAGGATGGTCTGGTTCTCTCTATTGCTTTtgctaaaagaataataaaaatatgttccatTTATTTACAGTAGGTTAAACATTGTACTAAGTGACTAAAATGTACTATCTCATTAAATATCACCCCaatcctatgaagtaggtactattgCTATGTACATTTTGCTGACTGGGTAACTGAAACACAGAAAGATTCCCACAATTGAACATATTTGAACACATTATCTCATATTGGGGACTTCGATCTTAATCATTGCATTAATACAATTTAAGAACACTTCAAAGGGAAAAATTCATCATGCAATTTTCTTATGATCCTAAGGCAGCtaatgatctttttaaaagatatttgccTTTCTAATGAAAATCTTTAGAGAAAAACTTTTTCCCCCTGCAATCTGACCTTGCAAAGAGTTATAACCCTATTTGTGAAGCCcctatgaagaataaaaactcCCATTGCTATCTAGATAGATAGTACTCAGCactgtgcttggcacacagtgagTGCCTTCGATGAAAGACAGCATTTATCCCTTCTGCTTATCTTCCCTGTCAGGCCAATGGAGAGAGAAGAGGGCAGaccattttctccttctttatcTTCACCAGTTAAGGTTTTCCTATAAGAATTGGGCACCCTATGATTTTTTGCCTTGATTGGTTTGACTCAAGCTGCatatttttcctgattttcatGGTAATCCGAGAGCCTATAAGGTCCCAAGTGGACTATATCCTGAGATAAGCATGCTGGGTTTAATTAGTAGGAAGAGACATGGTTTATATTTCAAAGAGATAAGGGAAGATAGAATATTGTATGGTGATCTGAGAGGTGTCCTCCCTCTGGCCACATAGAACGAGTAGCTCTTGAATCCTGTGATTAGCCATTAGGGGTCCAGTTTGCTGCTGACTCATTCTTTTACATCTCAATTCTACTTtttctcactcactcattcatttactcatccaCATTATCATCTACTCAtacattccttcattcatttatataattatttaataatttcattgATTCTCCTTTTTTATTAAATGGGCACTTAATGACTTCTATAGTATGAAAAAAAAGCTTGGTGGAGAATGAGAGGGCTGATATGATGTTATTTCATTTCCCTGTATCTCACCTGAAAAGAGATCCCCTCACTTTGATCTTGAGTTCAGTGTCTTGTTAGATGTCAGAGTCACAGTTAATAGTTTGGGGGATAACTTGAgttcatttttctcctctcaaTATTTCCATTCACAGATATAATCCAGACACAAATTTCTAGTTTTgtaaattcatttttcatttttattgaaaatgtacAGAAGCATATATAACAGGAAATGTTGCTGTCCAAGTGTTAGACATGGTTAAACTTCTGTCTAGaattcaaataagaaagagatACAGATATGTTTTCAGACTGATTATCGCCCTCTGAACTCTGTTTTTGATCTTCGAAATTCAGGaactaaatacatttatattatacaGTATTCCCGATTATCCAAATTCACCACTGGAACTCTTGCAATTTTTAAGCTCAGGATCCAGATAGATGTGGATAGTGAAAGATACTACTATGGAATTCTGGATTTCACCACAGATGTACTAGGTGAGATTATCTTGGATTAGATCCTAGGATTCTGCCTTTTGATAATCTCTCAGGGTGATTCTCAGATGCACTAATTTCTAAGAACAATGACTCCTTGCTGTGTGCAAGAATCATAGAGTTGTTTGGAATTAAAGAAATTGAGAATATCATTCTGGTATTATATACCTATGAGGTTTACCTGCAAAACACTTTAATAGTGTGTTGTAGTATGGAATTCTATACTATCTAGGATTATAGCCTTAATCTTAAAATAGAAGTGACATTTTATTTCTGCTAAAAGACATCCAAAATTTTCTCCAACCTAGTTATATTCCCAAAATATGGATTGAACAGATCTCAGTGTGAAGGAAGTactcagagaaataaaagataagagataattaataaaaataaaaaaattattagacacTAGAGATCCAATGAAATTTCAACATGGTTTGCAAACTATTTATAATTAATAGGCTAAGCCTAATGAAGACTTTGCTTTTCCAGTAATCACCTTGAATGCACTCTTGACTTCTTTGTTCCTCAGGCTGTAGACTAGAGGGTTCAGCATGGGGATGACCATGGTGTAGAACACAGATGAGATTTTGTCTGTGTCCATGGAATGACCAGAACTTGGCTGTAAGTACATAAAGATGATTGTCCCATAGAAGATGGAAACAGTAGTGAGGTGATAAGCACAGGTGGAGAAGGCCTTCTTTTGTCCCTCAGCTGAATGCATCCTCAggatagcaataaaaataaaaatataagagttCAAGATAATCAAGAGAGTGAAAAAGATATTAAATGCTGCCAATATGAAGAGCACAATCTCATTTGTGTGAATATCAGAACAAGAAAGAGCCAAGAGTGGTGGAATGTCACAGAAAAAGTGATTAACCACATTGGAATCACAGAAGGAGAGATGGAAAGTAAAGGCAACATGGATGGAGGCCTGAAAGAGTCCACAGATGTAGGAGCCAGTGACTAGCAGGAAACACATGGAACTTGTCATGGTTGTGGTGTAATGCAGGGGTTTACACACTGCAGCATGACGGTCAAAAGCCATTGAGGCCAGGAGGAAACTTTCAATAGTGGCAAAGGCTGCAAAGAAGAACATCTGGGTGGCACATGAATTGTAGGATATGATCTTACTTCCTGTGAGAAACTTCACCATTACCTTGGGAGTG
Encoded here:
- the LOC100394424 gene encoding olfactory receptor 5B12-like yields the protein MALMENVSEVTEFILVGLTDVLELQIPLFIIFTLIYLITLVGNFGMIMLILLDSRLHTPMYIFLSNLSLVDCVYTSAVTPKVMVKFLTGSKIISYNSCATQMFFFAAFATIESFLLASMAFDRHAAVCKPLHYTTTMTSSMCFLLVTGSYICGLFQASIHVAFTFHLSFCDSNVVNHFFCDIPPLLALSCSDIHTNEIVLFILAAFNIFFTLLIILNSYIFIFIAILRMHSAEGQKKAFSTCAYHLTTVSIFYGTIIFMYLQPSSGHSMDTDKISSVFYTMVIPMLNPLVYSLRNKEVKSAFKVITGKAKSSLGLAY